The following are encoded in a window of Streptomyces sp. SAT1 genomic DNA:
- a CDS encoding roadblock/LC7 domain-containing protein has translation MTAPTTFGLSSEARNLHWLLTNLVEEVPGIQSVAVVSSDGLLLLSSDPEHAGEARRARADTPAGPRGSAADLATIVSGIGSLTIGAARLMDSGAVRHTMVAMDEGSLFVMSISDGSLLGVHGSAECDMSVVAYHMALFVGRAGHVLTPELRSELRKSMEAEPAENTR, from the coding sequence TTGACAGCGCCCACCACCTTCGGACTGAGCAGCGAGGCCCGCAACCTGCACTGGCTGCTGACCAACCTGGTCGAGGAGGTGCCCGGCATCCAATCGGTCGCCGTGGTCTCCTCCGACGGCCTGCTGCTCCTCTCCTCCGACCCCGAGCACGCCGGGGAGGCCCGCCGGGCCCGCGCGGACACGCCCGCCGGGCCGCGCGGCTCGGCCGCCGATCTCGCCACCATCGTGTCCGGCATCGGCAGCCTCACCATCGGCGCGGCCCGGCTGATGGACTCCGGAGCGGTCCGGCACACGATGGTCGCCATGGACGAGGGCAGCCTGTTCGTGATGTCGATCAGCGACGGCTCGCTGCTCGGCGTGCACGGCTCCGCGGAGTGCGACATGAGCGTGGTGGCGTACCACATGGCGCTCTTCGTCGGCCGCGCCGGACACGTCCTGACGCCCGAACTCCGCAGCGAGCTGCGCAAGTCCATGGAGGCCGAGCCGGCGGAGAACACCCGATGA
- a CDS encoding DUF742 domain-containing protein — translation MSAAASGPADGVPRQQLPVRGGERRKPARVRPYSLTGGRTRFGHVLLVETFVASTAALEAADERKELPSAPLSRVMPEMRAIVELCRRMRTVAEIAALLKMPLGVVRVLLSDLADQGKIRVYGTGTGHGTGRPDRALLERVLNGLRRL, via the coding sequence ATGAGCGCGGCGGCGAGCGGTCCGGCCGACGGCGTCCCCCGGCAGCAGCTGCCCGTACGCGGCGGCGAGCGCAGGAAGCCCGCCCGGGTCCGCCCCTACTCGCTCACCGGCGGACGCACCCGCTTCGGGCACGTCCTGCTGGTGGAGACGTTCGTCGCCAGCACCGCCGCGCTGGAGGCCGCCGACGAGCGCAAGGAGCTGCCGAGCGCCCCGCTGTCACGGGTGATGCCGGAGATGCGGGCCATCGTCGAACTGTGCCGCCGGATGCGTACGGTGGCCGAGATCGCCGCGCTGCTGAAGATGCCGCTCGGTGTGGTCCGCGTGCTCCTGAGCGACCTGGCGGACCAGGGAAAGATCCGTGTGTACGGCACCGGGACCGGTCACGGCACCGGCCGCCCGGACCGCGCTCTGCTGGAAAGGGTGCTGAATGGACTCCGCCGTCTCTGA
- a CDS encoding GTP-binding protein, with protein sequence MDSAVSDSAVAPFAAGPAAFDEPDETLLPWQRDRTRAPIATKIVVAGGFGVGKTTLVTAVSEITPLQTEALMTEASAETDDLSATPGKVTTTVAMDFGRITLDDDLVLYLFGTPGQQRFWFMWDDLVRGAIGAVVMADTRRLKDCFPALDYFESCGLPYVVAVNHFDGSELFEPEDVREALTVPAHIPVLIMDARRRASAVETLLALVAHTLEETPE encoded by the coding sequence ATGGACTCCGCCGTCTCTGATTCCGCCGTCGCCCCGTTCGCGGCCGGTCCCGCCGCGTTCGACGAGCCCGACGAGACGCTGCTGCCCTGGCAGCGGGACCGCACCCGGGCCCCGATCGCCACGAAGATCGTGGTGGCCGGCGGCTTCGGCGTGGGCAAGACCACGCTGGTCACCGCCGTCTCGGAGATCACGCCGCTGCAGACCGAGGCGCTGATGACCGAGGCGAGCGCGGAGACCGACGATCTCAGCGCGACGCCCGGCAAGGTGACGACGACCGTCGCCATGGACTTCGGCCGGATCACGCTCGACGACGACCTGGTGCTCTATCTGTTCGGCACCCCGGGCCAGCAGCGGTTCTGGTTCATGTGGGACGACCTGGTGCGCGGCGCGATCGGCGCGGTGGTCATGGCCGACACCCGCCGGCTGAAGGACTGCTTCCCGGCGCTCGACTACTTCGAGAGCTGCGGGCTGCCGTACGTCGTGGCCGTCAACCACTTCGACGGCAGCGAGCTGTTCGAGCCGGAGGACGTCCGCGAGGCGCTCACGGTCCCGGCGCACATACCCGTCCTGATCATGGACGCGCGGCGCCGGGCCTCGGCCGTCGAGACCCTGCTGGCTCTCGTGGCGCACACCCTCGAGGAAACCCCCGAATGA
- a CDS encoding styrene monooxygenase/indole monooxygenase family protein, whose translation MRKILVVGAGQSGLQLALGLQSHGYEVTLMSNRTADEIRSGRVMSTQCMFHTALQHERDVQVNFWESQAPRIEGLGLSVAAPGSHDPGPTQRAIDWLGRLDGYAQSVDQRVKMAGWMETFAQRGGQLVIHGAAVGDLDYFSRAYDLVLVSAGKGELVSMFERDAERSPYSEPQRALAVAYVHGLGPRPEHPDLDAVRCNVVPGVGELFVMPTLTLSGRADILFWEGIPGGPLDVFKGVKDPARHLALTLDLMRTFTPWEYARATEVELTDAGGTLAGRYAPTVRKPVGRLPGGGLVLGVADVVVANDPITGQGSNSASKCAAAYLASILEHGDKPFDEEWMRQTFDRYWDTARHVTKWTNAMLAPPPEHVLNLFGAAGQLPPIADRIANGFNDPADFEHFFYEPDKAEAYVAEVAGAAPAA comes from the coding sequence ATGAGAAAGATACTCGTCGTGGGGGCCGGCCAGTCCGGTCTCCAGCTCGCCCTCGGCCTCCAGTCGCACGGGTACGAGGTCACCCTCATGTCCAACCGGACCGCGGACGAGATCCGCTCCGGCCGGGTCATGTCGACCCAGTGCATGTTCCACACCGCGCTCCAGCACGAGCGGGACGTCCAGGTGAACTTCTGGGAGTCCCAGGCCCCCAGGATCGAGGGCCTCGGCCTCTCGGTCGCCGCGCCCGGCTCCCACGACCCCGGTCCCACCCAGCGGGCGATCGACTGGCTGGGCCGGCTCGACGGGTACGCGCAGTCGGTCGACCAGCGGGTCAAGATGGCCGGCTGGATGGAGACCTTCGCGCAGCGCGGCGGCCAGCTCGTCATCCACGGCGCCGCCGTCGGCGACCTCGACTACTTCTCCCGCGCCTACGACCTCGTCCTCGTCTCGGCGGGCAAGGGCGAGCTGGTGTCGATGTTCGAGCGGGACGCGGAGCGCTCGCCCTACAGCGAGCCGCAGCGCGCGCTGGCGGTGGCGTACGTGCACGGGCTCGGCCCGCGCCCGGAGCACCCGGACCTCGACGCGGTCCGCTGCAACGTGGTGCCCGGGGTCGGCGAGCTGTTCGTCATGCCGACCCTCACCCTCTCGGGCCGCGCCGACATCCTGTTCTGGGAGGGCATACCCGGCGGGCCCCTGGACGTCTTCAAGGGCGTCAAGGACCCGGCCCGGCATCTGGCCCTGACGCTGGACCTGATGCGGACGTTCACGCCGTGGGAGTACGCGCGCGCCACGGAGGTGGAGCTGACCGACGCGGGCGGCACCCTGGCCGGCCGCTACGCGCCCACCGTGCGCAAGCCGGTCGGGCGGCTGCCCGGCGGCGGCCTGGTGCTGGGCGTCGCGGACGTCGTCGTCGCCAACGACCCGATCACCGGCCAGGGTTCGAACTCGGCGTCCAAGTGCGCCGCCGCCTATCTCGCCTCGATCCTCGAACACGGCGACAAGCCGTTCGACGAGGAGTGGATGCGGCAGACGTTCGACCGCTACTGGGACACCGCCCGGCACGTCACCAAGTGGACGAACGCCATGCTCGCCCCGCCGCCGGAGCACGTCCTGAACCTCTTCGGTGCCGCCGGTCAGCTCCCGCCCATCGCCGACCGCATCGCCAACGGCTTCAACGACCCGGCCGACTTCGAGCACTTCTTCTACGAGCCGGACAAGGCCGAGGCGTACGTGGCCGAGGTCGCGGGCGCCGCGCCCGCCGCCTGA
- a CDS encoding C40 family peptidase: MSGRTLRLVCTAAVAAQAALVPATATAEPWPAAPGQPSTAALLTDLQSLYRQSEQATAVYGATAERLERQRAETDRLAAALGRARQDLAAGKAAAGRLARQEYQGTSDFSPYLRLLLARDPQHALEQGHVIGQLARQRAEAVARLTAGERTADRLARAARTAYDARLALARRQQRDRDAVREKLHAIEKLLASLSPAQLTALAAVEKNGTDQARTALLASGALGAARPPTPEGEAAVRYAVRQLGKPYRWGATGPAAYDCSGLTSRAWGQAGTPIPRTSQEQWARLPHVPLAQLRPGDLVVYFPKATHVALYLGDGMVVQAPRPGTKVKVSPLTANPVLGAVRPDPGGRPLPRYAPPALPPGAAAGADAAPPKL; the protein is encoded by the coding sequence ATGTCAGGCAGGACACTGCGCCTGGTGTGCACGGCGGCGGTGGCGGCGCAGGCCGCCCTCGTCCCGGCGACCGCCACGGCCGAGCCATGGCCCGCGGCGCCCGGACAGCCGTCCACGGCCGCGCTGCTGACGGACCTTCAGTCCCTGTACCGGCAGTCCGAACAGGCCACCGCGGTCTACGGCGCCACCGCCGAGCGGCTGGAGCGGCAGCGCGCCGAGACCGACCGGCTGGCCGCCGCCCTCGGCCGGGCCCGGCAGGACCTGGCCGCCGGAAAGGCGGCGGCGGGCCGGCTCGCCCGCCAGGAGTACCAGGGCACCAGCGACTTCTCCCCCTATCTGCGGCTGCTGCTCGCCCGCGACCCGCAGCACGCCCTGGAGCAGGGCCATGTCATCGGGCAACTGGCCCGGCAGCGCGCCGAGGCGGTGGCCCGGCTGACGGCCGGCGAGCGGACGGCGGACCGGCTGGCACGCGCCGCCCGCACCGCCTACGACGCCCGGCTCGCCCTGGCCCGGCGGCAGCAGCGGGACCGCGACGCCGTACGGGAGAAGCTGCACGCCATCGAGAAACTGCTCGCCTCGCTCAGCCCGGCGCAGCTCACCGCGCTCGCCGCCGTCGAGAAGAACGGCACCGACCAGGCGCGCACCGCGCTGCTCGCCTCCGGCGCGCTGGGCGCCGCCAGGCCGCCCACGCCCGAGGGCGAGGCGGCCGTGCGCTACGCGGTGCGCCAGCTCGGCAAGCCCTACCGGTGGGGCGCCACAGGACCGGCGGCCTACGACTGCTCGGGCCTGACCTCGCGGGCCTGGGGCCAGGCCGGTACGCCCATTCCGCGCACCAGCCAGGAGCAGTGGGCCCGGCTGCCGCACGTCCCGCTGGCCCAGCTGCGGCCGGGCGACCTGGTGGTCTACTTCCCCAAGGCCACCCATGTCGCCCTCTACCTCGGGGACGGCATGGTGGTGCAGGCACCCCGGCCCGGGACGAAGGTGAAGGTCTCCCCGCTCACCGCCAACCCGGTGCTCGGCGCGGTGCGCCCCGACCCGGGCGGCAGGCCGCTGCCCCGGTACGCCCCGCCCGCGCTCCCGCCGGGCGCGGCGGCCGGGGCGGACGCGGCACCGCCGAAGCTGTGA